The Henckelia pumila isolate YLH828 chromosome 2, ASM3356847v2, whole genome shotgun sequence genome includes a window with the following:
- the LOC140885358 gene encoding membrane-anchored ubiquitin-fold protein 3-like, which translates to MARRLQRLPAAEWPQVEYRFRIFDGTDLCQGIYPLSTTIDAIKERLLSEWPQDKSVIPTSVDDIRLLHAGHYLASGRTLGESRLCIVPDEVVTMHVIVQPPEARRRTGGTSGATNQDPACCNSL; encoded by the exons ATGGCTCGAAGACTACAGCGACTGCCAGCTGCAGAGTGGCCTCAAGTTGAATATAGGTTCAGAATTTTTGATGGAACAGATTTATGTCAGGGAATCTACCCATTATCAACTACTATTGATGCTATAAAAGAAAGGCTTCTGTCAGAGTGGCCTCAAG ATAAATCAGTCATACCAACTTCAGTGGACGATATAAGATTGCTGCATGCTGGGCATTATCTCGCGAGCGGAAGGACACTTGGTGAATCTAGATTATGTATCGTTCCCGATGAAGTTGTTACAATGCATGTAATTGTGCAACCTCCTGAAGCCAGACGAAGGACTGGTG GCACATCTGGTGCAACAAATCAGGATCCGGCTTGTTGTAACTCGCTTTAG
- the LOC140879556 gene encoding membrane-anchored ubiquitin-fold protein 3-like yields MAETTPQPQPQQQLEIRFRIYCGADLFQGIFPLSTTIESIKERIMSEWPQDQSVQPTSVDDIRLMHAENPLVSGRTLGEHRFLIIPGGVVTVLVIVQLPPELRRRAVGTNQDSRIGCTACCNLL; encoded by the exons ATGGCTGAAACTACACCGCAGCCGCAGCCGCAGCAACAACTTGAAATTAGGTTCAGAATTTATTGTGGAGCAGATTTATTTCAGGGAATCTTCCCATTGTCAACTACTATTGAATCTATCAAAGAAAGGATTATGTCTGAGTGGCCTCAAG ATCAATCAGTCCAACCAACTTCCGTGGACGATATAAGATTGATGCATGCTGAGAATCCTCTCGTGAGCGGAAGGACACTTGGTGAACATAGATTCTTAATCATTCCTGGTGGTGTTGTCACAGTGCTTGTAATTGTGCAGCTTCCTCCTGAACTCAGACGAAGGGCTGTTG GCACAAATCAGGATTCGAGGATTGGTTGTACAGCTTGTTGTAACTTGCTTTAG